The region GGATCAACATCTACCCGGACCGCCCGCTCACGAAGAAGCCTGCCGAGACCCGCATGGGTTCCGGTAAGGGTTCGCCGGAGTGGTGGATCGCGAACGTGCACCCGGGCCGGGTCATGTTCGAACTGTCCTACCCCAACGAGAAGATCGCCCGTGAGGCCCTCACTCGCGCAGCCCACAAGCTGCCGATGAAGTGCCGGATCGTCAAGCGCGAGGCAGGTGAAGCGTGATGTCGGCCGGTACCAAGGCGTCCGAGCTGCGCGAACTGGGTGACGAGGAGCTTCTCGCGAAGCTTCGCGAAGCCAAGGAAGAGCTGTTCAACCTCCGCTTCCAGGCGGCGACCGGTCAGCTCGAGAACCACGGTCGGCT is a window of Streptomyces sp. NBC_00271 DNA encoding:
- the rplP gene encoding 50S ribosomal protein L16; translation: MLIPRRVKHRKQHHPKRRGQAKGGTQVSFGEYGIQALTPAYVTNRQIEAARIAMTRHIKRGGKVWINIYPDRPLTKKPAETRMGSGKGSPEWWIANVHPGRVMFELSYPNEKIAREALTRAAHKLPMKCRIVKREAGEA
- the rpmC gene encoding 50S ribosomal protein L29; the encoded protein is MSAGTKASELRELGDEELLAKLREAKEELFNLRFQAATGQLENHGRLKAVRKDIARIYTLMRERELGIETVESA